cattaaacacacagactattatattagatagactactatatttttaacccATAAAATACTGTGACAAAAGTTTTTACCATACTATTTTGAGCGtggatttgtatgtattaacaAACCAAATATATGCTAAAAAACCCTAAATATGCATAACTATATCTATATGcactaaaatgttaaaatatgcgtgaaaaataaaaaaatatgcataaaaagataagcaaaaataaaatttttaaacattaaatcaatacaataaatttaaaaaaattattgaacccaactataaatacttatctactttttaaaattttttttgaaggtagttgtattaattgattttgatattaatccaaactataaaaatataatattttttttcttatattataatactatatacatttcaaaaatgtctaaaaaaaaaacaaaaaacatcgaaatatgaaacaaattttgtGTTCACTTAGCATATCATACGATcaaccaaaataaatatgctatatgcaaatgcatacaaatccgcgctctaaatttattattattaatataaaaaaacatttttaatctacCTGTATAAAGTATAGTATTGATGCTACAGACGTTCTAAGTCGgaagaaaaattaagtttaagatatataattttatttatttattatattccaaaatgtttaattaataaactttggACCGCAATtcgtaattaatattcatccCTGAAGTGGATGGAAGACAAATCTCCCACTCATTTTGTTCTTGAAAATTTTTGTGCTCAAGTCCTATGCATTTGAGGACCCTATTTACGTCCACGGGGATatcatttaatacatataatactcgAAGTTCGACGTAAGACTTCATTCAAATGTTCACAGTTGCCGTTTACAGGTACAGACGTAAAAAGATGAAATTAATGAACTAAagttaactaataagtaacaacAAAATACTGAGTACGATAATCATAACGTTTTTAcagcaaataatattttttgtttttaaattaaatatttaccttcataaataattttaatttataatcattcgcCGCGAAGAAACATGTGATATTCTTATCAATCGTAAGCTCTGCTGATGTGCCGGACTGTTCTGCCAGTTCTATGGACTGCTGATAACGCGTTGCCTgctttttcgatttttaattttttttttcaccgtcGTCCGTCATCAGTAATCAGtactcaataattttttttctcttcatCACTCGTTGAATTGCGTTCGCCGTTTGCGACTTTTGCCTACCTTCGTGTCCGTCCAttcatttgtaattatattcctctgtatctaaaaaatgaattcCAAACTCTTAGCCTTGAGCTCAAAGATCGTTTTTAGGAATCCAAGTAGATTGTTTTCCGTCTCGGCGGCAAACTTCACCAAAGTCAATGATGAAGGTgagtatcaaaaatatacatttctcaTTTTCCCATTTTAATTctaatgttcaaaatattatttattatgaattttttatcgactaaataatagcaattattatacctattaaaattaatgagttgtgatattgtttcaaatttttcattttcacaaaattttataaaaattaggtaaCCTTTCTCATCAATCATTTTAGTGTCAAgaataattactaaacatttgatttgttataaccaatgaattaaatatttaacaaataatttaatataatgtacttttATAACTATGTTAAGGTCAACTGAATTGTAATCGATACTGTTTAGATAagatattaatgaatttaatattattactactaagGTTGATTaggttaataatagtatagtaatatttcaTACATGTAGTGGTATATCTAAATGACTTAAAATTCTATGCAATTTTGTATAACAGTCATCTGGCTTAATgtagaatttgaatatataataataacataatataaataatacaaatgaaaaaattccatacctaaatatattttatttttttataaaaaatttacaatttgtactcgtattaacacaataagcaaatttgataattgataGACAATTTAACATGACatgaaatgatataattagGAAATCACTCaatggtaataatttattaggctAATTGGTGTTTTGCACTGAATGGTAGGttctgtaaattttaatttgaaaggACATTATCTATTTGGACTAGTGGTTAGTGATAGTTTTGAGAAGACTTTGTTTATAAGCGTTTTGAGTACTGATTTCTATGATGGGATTTCGGTGTACAGCGGGTTTGTGagtttataattgatttgactcttaatttttaaatgaggtAAGTTGATTTGTTAGATTGGGCAAGTCTTAGAGGTTAGtcttagattattttatattgagatgtattattatgggtttatgttaaatattttttgaaatttagtttatagttTGATACAAATTTCGGTTTCTCTTAGTATTTATAgtagttacatattatgtgttttaatttaaagttttttcagtcaaaatagattaattgcatttaatacaaaatagttaGTGGTTACAATAGGTGTTGTGTGGTTAACAATTTTGGAAGCATTGATATTGAACTGTGCTGtaacttttaattgtttttggcAAGTTTGGAAATAGCCAGAGGTCATTATAacttttgtgtataaatatattaccgtACAGAACAAAGATTTTGGGATAAAGTtacaaatagtaattttaataggtgTTATCGACAGGggcattatttgtttgttgaCTGTTGGTGAGAATTGTAGCATATTAATGAGTGTATCTAATAACTCGTGTAATTTAACATTGGGGTAAACTTACTTAGGGCTAAGGGTCAACAGACCCTAAAGTTTAGACTTTCAGTAGATTTAGAATTTGTGATTCAGGTTTTCAACATAGAAATAGAATAGATGTAGTATagcctaaaaaatatatgaaattagaATGAACTTTGCATTGACACAACACTCTAAGATACATATTTAGTTCTATAATTTAAGgttaaaaactgtattatgTATGGTTAAtgaccataaataataaatttattgtatttttattttcaatgtgtAGGGcatgaaaatacaaaaagaactctgaatcatattatacaactagaaaaataaagtataattttattatgcttaataaacatattttaatgtgaatatcggaaaataattaaaataatatattaattttagttttttggtactatttttttttcaggatTTCCTGATCCTTTAGATTTAGCTACTGGTATTGAAAAGAAAGAAATGCTTTTGCGTCTAGCTGGAAATGatgtaagtttatttaaatatgtgctttattttaataatttaatcatatatcaTTTCaactaagaaaattattttatacactataacaacttgaaaaagtatctttaatatttaatattaattaaaattcatttgtgtttaaaaagttcacttaaaaatgctattaacttttattaaaaatatttacaaaaagttAGAATTTATAAACGTGGGGTAAAGGAACTAACTCAAAATTACATGTTTGtctagtttaaataataataatttattaatttattctataaaatgtaatgttaattatagTACTGTCTATTTCTATACACTAAAGAAAATGATTtccaattaacaattaaatcttCTTAGTTCATcatataaattgttcattaaaaagatactttttaaataaaagaatattttttttaaaacacaatttgtttattgtaacattgcttttattgtttaataattattagggcTTGGAAGTTGAtgcattttgcattttttttttttttttggaattttttagaTGATACTCCTGGAGacaaatgtgttttattagtatgtgaatttgaataactaacttttattttgcattttttggtgtttattactttttaaatcattttttgatatttttaggtaattttcccacattttagtcatttttactgatttcacATTAGTTCACTTCTTATCATTTCTTGTCGACCATTATGCcgataacttacttaaaatgtctactatatttataattttttatttaatatttaaggacATTTTTTGTCGcttttatgtcatattttgagtaatttgTAAGCTTTGataaaggtatatataatttttatagtaaaatagagtacaattaaaaaaaatatatttttattaatttaaaacaaatatttgtaatttatttaggatatttttaaatgttttaaggtCATCAGCTTCCAAaccctaataattattatacttaactaatagaatagattataatctaatatgacataatatgttttttatactatttttttttttttataggatcCATACAATTTGAAAGCTATAAAACGTGGTGTGAGTACTCGTGATCAACCCACTTTAGTTCCATCTGCCTTTGAAGCAAGAATTGTTGGTTGTGTATGTGAAGAAGATGCATCTCATGTCAAATGGATGTGGCTACATTCAGGAGAACCAAAACGTTGTTTCTGTGGCCATTggtataaattagttttcaaGGAAGCTCtcgtatgaataaaaaatgtttgtaacaaGCATTTGTTTAGTCATGTTCCAAATGGTATATTTTTGCctgttaaattgttttgttattaaaatgttcacttTTGGAATCAGTAAcagttaattgttattaaattgtttagctAAAATAAGTAAGGCTTATGACGAGAATGaaatgttataacaatatattttagtattataagtacttaaaactgtttatattgttaatttgacAAACTCTGTTATTTGTAGTTTtgctaaaataatcaattataattattattttaaattaaatattgttttttcgtaTACATCACTgaggtaataattatgttctatgtaaaaaaactaacatttttacagtttgaaattatttctactatattacatttggtttaaacagttttgttaaaatttaataattctgaACCTATggtgacaaaatatttacaacttaaaactacaaaacttcaattttataaatataaatagttgtattttataaattgtgtacaGTATGATTacataattagatatattaaatgtacttaattttataaaaaaatttagtatgatataatacatttgaaatcatcttgaaataataaatacataaataaacataattatatacaaaacttAAGATGAAAACACCATCTTAATCTACATTAATGTTTGAAAACACAAATGTTAACTACACATTTACTATTCAAATTGTTTCAAGATACTGTGTGATGATTTGTTGAGTTTGACTGTTTGTTTACTTTCCTCTGGATGAATTTGTGAAGttgtaatatatgttttactaAGATTGATACTATTAActgttttttctattttctgaaaagtaaaaataacattattaactcGTATTTAGgtccaatataatttatgcagttcaacatttattttttattttccaaatgtaatgaacaaatatatatttacattcatCAGATGGAGCAATCATTGGAGTACAAGTTGTACAACAAATCAgtcataagttataacatcaACTAAATGGGTcactaagtattaaaatattgtatatatcatataatgtttatcattTAGTATGGATCCATGTGATATtgccttaaaaattaaaatagcaaCCAAACGCTTATATTAGAAGTATAGCTATAGCCAGAtagtaattgataatattttacaaccagaaacattttcaaatgatattttacagTAAACAGTGTATTGGCATGGGCCATTATATTTCCAGatgcttaatatattaatatttaatattataataaagtatagtatttttgataattgtattctatatttctGTGAT
This genomic stretch from Rhopalosiphum maidis isolate BTI-1 chromosome 3, ASM367621v3, whole genome shotgun sequence harbors:
- the LOC113557010 gene encoding cytochrome c oxidase subunit 5B, mitochondrial-like, which codes for MNSKLLALSSKIVFRNPSRLFSVSAANFTKVNDEGFPDPLDLATGIEKKEMLLRLAGNDDPYNLKAIKRGVSTRDQPTLVPSAFEARIVGCVCEEDASHVKWMWLHSGEPKRCFCGHWYKLVFKEALV